The following proteins are co-located in the uncultured Fibrobacter sp. genome:
- the thiC gene encoding phosphomethylpyrimidine synthase ThiC: protein MDSLLKPFMNSRKVYVPGKMYPDIRVGMREILTEDPETPVVTVYDTSGPYSDVDAKLDVTKGIERFREPWIMERGDAEQLDDMTSAYGRARRANHELDHLRFNAEHHPLRAKAGHHLTQLDYARKGIVTKEMEYVAIRENQRLDELQAQGKIQVAGSPITPEFVRDEIAAGRAILPGNINHPECEPMIIGNRFLTKINSNIGNSAITSSIEEEVEKMAWSVRWGADTVMDLSTGKHIHETREWIIRNSPVPIGTVPIYQALEKVNGKAEELTWELYRDTLIEQAEQGVDYFTIHAGLLLEHIPLTAKRTTGIVSRGGSILALWQMRHHQQNFLYTHFREICEILAAYDVAVSLGDGLRPGSLADANDAAQFGELDTLGELTKIAWEYGVQVIIEGPGHVPMHKIQDNMARQLEKCHGAPFYTLGPLTTDIAPGYDHITSAIGAAQIGWYGTAMLCYVTPKEHLGLPDRDDVRAGVVTYKLAAHAADLAKGHFAAQFRDDALSRARFDFRWNDQFALSLDPEKAMEFHDKTLPGSQAKSSHFCSMCGPNFCSMRITRAVRNFVATGEVGDV, encoded by the coding sequence ATGGATTCTCTCCTTAAACCTTTTATGAATTCCCGCAAGGTGTATGTTCCGGGGAAAATGTACCCGGACATCCGCGTGGGAATGCGCGAAATTTTGACAGAAGACCCCGAAACGCCTGTCGTGACGGTGTACGATACGAGTGGCCCTTACAGCGATGTAGACGCCAAGCTCGACGTAACGAAGGGGATTGAACGTTTTCGCGAACCCTGGATTATGGAACGTGGTGACGCCGAACAGCTCGACGACATGACGTCTGCTTATGGCCGCGCCCGCCGCGCAAACCATGAGCTCGACCACCTGCGCTTTAACGCAGAACACCACCCGCTCCGCGCCAAGGCTGGTCATCACCTGACACAGCTCGATTACGCCCGCAAGGGAATCGTCACCAAGGAAATGGAATACGTGGCTATCCGCGAAAACCAGCGCCTTGATGAATTGCAGGCCCAGGGTAAAATCCAGGTGGCAGGCTCCCCTATTACGCCGGAATTCGTGCGCGACGAAATCGCCGCAGGACGAGCGATTCTGCCGGGGAACATCAACCACCCGGAATGCGAACCGATGATTATCGGCAACCGTTTCCTCACCAAGATTAACAGCAACATCGGCAACTCGGCCATTACTTCTTCTATCGAAGAAGAAGTCGAAAAAATGGCCTGGTCCGTGCGCTGGGGTGCCGACACCGTGATGGACCTTTCCACCGGAAAGCACATTCACGAGACGCGCGAATGGATTATCCGCAACAGCCCCGTACCTATCGGCACGGTGCCTATTTACCAGGCGCTCGAGAAGGTGAACGGCAAGGCCGAAGAACTCACGTGGGAACTGTACCGCGACACGCTTATTGAGCAGGCGGAACAGGGCGTGGACTACTTCACGATTCACGCGGGACTTTTGCTGGAACACATTCCGCTGACCGCCAAGCGCACCACGGGTATCGTGAGCCGCGGCGGCTCCATTCTCGCCCTCTGGCAGATGCGCCACCACCAGCAGAACTTCTTGTACACGCACTTCCGCGAAATCTGCGAAATTCTCGCCGCTTACGACGTGGCAGTCTCGCTCGGCGACGGGCTTCGCCCGGGGTCGTTGGCCGACGCTAACGACGCGGCCCAGTTCGGAGAACTGGACACGCTCGGCGAGCTCACGAAGATTGCCTGGGAATACGGCGTGCAGGTGATTATCGAAGGTCCGGGCCACGTGCCCATGCACAAGATTCAGGACAACATGGCGCGCCAGCTCGAAAAATGCCACGGCGCCCCGTTCTACACGCTCGGCCCTCTCACCACCGATATCGCCCCCGGCTACGATCACATTACGTCGGCCATCGGCGCGGCTCAAATCGGCTGGTACGGAACCGCCATGCTCTGCTACGTGACGCCCAAGGAACACCTCGGACTCCCCGACCGCGACGACGTGCGCGCCGGTGTGGTCACCTACAAGCTCGCCGCCCATGCGGCCGACCTTGCGAAAGGACACTTTGCAGCACAGTTCCGCGACGACGCCCTTTCCCGCGCCCGCTTTGACTTCCGCTGGAACGACCAGTTCGCGCTTTCCCTTGACCCCGAAAAGGCCATGGAATTCCACGACAAGACGCTCCCCGGAAGCCAGGCGAAGAGCAGCCACTTCTGCAGCATGTGCGGGCCTAATTTTTGTAGCATGCGTATCACTCGTGCCGTCCGCAACTTCGTTGCCACTGGCGAAGTGGGAGATGTATAG
- a CDS encoding glycosyltransferase family 2 protein has product MISVCMATYNGAEFICEQLKSILSQLPPDAEIVIADDGSTDDTLQLIATFGDSRIRVLPAEKHLGVIYNFERAFRAAKGDVLFLADQDDLWLSGKVSKVLAKLEECDLVMHDAWLLHKGDAGMWVRKGKLSDIRPYQSGVVCNWWKNSFTGCCMAFRRNVLESSLPFPRNLPMHDQWLGLVAEKKFRVGFMEDVLVEYRQHSSNATRIGNSPAGILQKIKWRMDLLKPLLTFK; this is encoded by the coding sequence ATGATTTCTGTTTGTATGGCTACATATAACGGTGCCGAGTTCATCTGCGAACAGCTGAAAAGCATTCTTTCGCAGTTGCCACCCGATGCAGAAATCGTGATTGCCGATGACGGTTCTACCGACGATACCCTGCAGCTCATTGCAACGTTCGGGGATTCAAGAATCCGCGTTCTCCCTGCCGAAAAGCATCTGGGGGTCATCTACAATTTTGAACGCGCGTTCCGGGCGGCAAAGGGTGATGTTCTCTTTCTTGCGGATCAGGATGATCTCTGGCTTTCGGGAAAGGTCTCGAAGGTCCTTGCAAAATTAGAGGAATGCGATTTGGTGATGCACGATGCCTGGTTGCTGCATAAGGGCGATGCGGGAATGTGGGTGCGCAAGGGAAAATTGAGCGATATTCGCCCTTACCAGAGTGGCGTTGTTTGCAACTGGTGGAAAAATTCCTTTACGGGGTGCTGCATGGCTTTTCGTAGGAATGTGCTTGAATCATCGCTTCCGTTCCCGAGGAATCTTCCGATGCACGATCAGTGGCTGGGCCTTGTGGCTGAAAAGAAATTTAGGGTCGGCTTTATGGAGGATGTCTTGGTGGAATACCGGCAACATTCCTCGAATGCGACCCGAATAGGGAATTCCCCTGCGGGTATTCTTCAGAAAATCAAGTGGCGCATGGATTTGCTGAAGCCTCTCCTAACCTTCAAATAG
- a CDS encoding glycosyltransferase family 2 protein codes for MEYSVTNMFAEKMTENVYVKAFAQGEEMEQREFPPLVSVLLASYNHEKYVEESVRSVMAQKGVTFELIVLDDGSSDRSHEILTNLAAELKFRYIHRENRGVIATLNEMLELARGKYFCTFASDDIMPPDRLKKQLDFLMSHPRACACFGQVKPMTENGVVSDLVDATYMACVPEIHFEEIFLGNKALHGCSEMFVTEAVRRLGGYDARFFFEDLPLYLKVLYEYGPQPVSADLICCYYREHGDNLHANHNRMYAEFLRIIKLYDKHRLYPEAVKNWKAKWFSALAYAQKGEALKKLPQLATFSTAFLKRLPKLFIPRMFLKH; via the coding sequence GTGGAATACTCCGTAACGAATATGTTCGCCGAAAAGATGACGGAAAACGTCTATGTAAAGGCTTTTGCCCAAGGTGAAGAAATGGAACAGCGGGAATTTCCGCCGCTTGTATCGGTGCTCTTGGCAAGCTACAATCACGAAAAGTATGTCGAGGAATCGGTGCGCTCGGTGATGGCGCAGAAAGGAGTGACCTTCGAACTGATTGTCCTTGATGACGGAAGCTCCGACCGGTCGCATGAAATTCTTACGAACCTTGCTGCCGAACTGAAGTTCCGCTACATTCATCGTGAAAATAGGGGCGTGATTGCAACCCTGAACGAAATGCTGGAACTTGCCCGAGGAAAGTATTTCTGTACTTTCGCCTCCGATGACATCATGCCGCCTGATCGCCTGAAAAAGCAATTGGATTTTTTGATGTCGCATCCGCGTGCGTGCGCCTGTTTCGGTCAGGTGAAGCCGATGACGGAAAACGGGGTGGTTTCAGACCTTGTAGATGCCACGTATATGGCCTGCGTTCCCGAAATTCATTTTGAAGAAATCTTCTTGGGAAATAAGGCCTTGCACGGTTGTTCCGAAATGTTCGTGACGGAGGCTGTTCGACGTTTAGGGGGCTATGATGCGCGCTTCTTTTTCGAGGACCTGCCGCTGTACCTGAAGGTGCTTTACGAATATGGACCGCAGCCGGTGTCCGCTGATTTGATTTGTTGCTACTACCGCGAACACGGTGATAACTTGCATGCAAACCATAACCGCATGTATGCGGAATTTTTGCGGATTATTAAACTGTACGACAAGCACAGGCTTTATCCAGAGGCCGTAAAAAACTGGAAGGCGAAATGGTTCTCCGCCCTTGCGTATGCCCAGAAGGGCGAGGCCTTGAAGAAGCTTCCGCAACTGGCGACATTTTCGACGGCTTTCCTGAAACGTCTGCCTAAACTTTTTATTCCGAGGATGTTCTTGAAGCATTAG
- a CDS encoding O-antigen translocase, protein MENQSKFWKMFFGSGSVAVFNAIRAFVVNKLLAVFLGPSAYACVGQFLNLMTLGQATSSLAMQNGWVSLTAQNKESTEKLLGIWRGGYRLTVYATIVTCVVAVLFCFFAPLESLLPGVPRRLAQAAILFALPGILATNIITISSSVMNGLGNYRRWASINIVASIWQMLWVAYFLFTGHLSVLSIIATQSVLAGVFAAMSASRAGFSFKRLKTSVLEIRAPWKSYALMGLVPMVLTPLVLTFVRSFVGSTMGWDAAGIWQGIYKISDFIATLLSASLGVIVLPKISAELSRQEFSKMFRPIFIRMVAFSLVMVLALYFCRGIVVTVFLSSAYAGVADYMGIQLVGDFFRSAGWCLGFVLIARQATKAFLSIEIAAQLFFAVSSVVLVKLIEFNGLMTAYALENLLTLVALAFAVRRLKWNTP, encoded by the coding sequence ATGGAAAATCAGTCGAAATTCTGGAAAATGTTCTTTGGCTCCGGTTCCGTTGCCGTTTTCAATGCGATTCGCGCCTTTGTGGTCAACAAGCTTTTGGCTGTATTTTTGGGGCCGTCGGCATACGCGTGTGTGGGGCAGTTCCTGAACCTGATGACTTTAGGGCAGGCAACCTCTTCGCTTGCGATGCAGAACGGCTGGGTGAGCCTTACGGCCCAGAACAAGGAATCGACCGAAAAATTACTCGGAATATGGCGTGGGGGGTATCGCCTCACGGTCTATGCGACAATCGTGACATGCGTGGTCGCCGTCCTGTTCTGTTTTTTCGCGCCTCTTGAATCGCTCCTCCCCGGAGTACCCCGGCGACTTGCCCAGGCGGCAATCCTTTTTGCCCTTCCCGGAATTTTGGCGACCAACATCATTACGATTTCGTCGTCGGTCATGAACGGTCTTGGAAATTACCGGCGCTGGGCAAGCATCAATATCGTGGCCTCTATCTGGCAGATGCTCTGGGTGGCCTATTTCCTTTTTACGGGACACTTGAGCGTCCTTTCGATTATTGCGACGCAGTCGGTGTTGGCGGGTGTGTTTGCGGCGATGTCGGCATCGCGTGCGGGTTTTAGCTTTAAGCGGTTAAAGACGTCGGTGCTAGAAATTCGCGCTCCGTGGAAATCGTATGCCCTGATGGGGCTTGTGCCGATGGTGCTAACCCCCTTGGTACTTACCTTTGTGCGTTCGTTTGTGGGTTCTACGATGGGCTGGGATGCGGCGGGCATTTGGCAGGGAATCTACAAAATTTCGGACTTTATCGCAACGCTTCTTTCGGCGTCGCTGGGGGTGATTGTGCTCCCGAAGATTTCTGCCGAACTTTCGCGCCAGGAATTTTCGAAAATGTTTAGGCCGATCTTTATCCGCATGGTGGCGTTTTCGCTTGTAATGGTGCTTGCGCTTTATTTCTGCCGTGGAATCGTCGTGACCGTTTTCCTTTCGTCGGCGTATGCGGGCGTTGCCGATTACATGGGTATTCAGCTGGTGGGTGATTTTTTCCGTTCGGCAGGCTGGTGCCTTGGCTTTGTGCTGATTGCCAGGCAGGCGACGAAAGCCTTCTTGTCGATTGAAATTGCGGCACAGCTTTTCTTTGCGGTGTCATCGGTTGTTCTGGTGAAGCTTATCGAGTTTAACGGACTCATGACGGCGTATGCCCTAGAAAATTTATTGACGCTTGTCGCTTTGGCATTTGCGGTCCGGAGGCTTAAGTGGAATACTCCGTAA
- a CDS encoding acyltransferase: protein MRLSSRIVRKLVRTLRSLFYRMISTAKVEGKFRAVSPVLCEGRGKVCVGEKVVLGFVEDADFWTTYSFLNPRTEGAVISIGSGTQICNHFTAVAEGPGIEIGENVLIGTGVTILDSDFHEIAPSMRVGGTPKMGHVSIANNVWIGERAVILKGSKIGENSVVAAGAVVCGEFPANVVIGGVPAKVIRAV from the coding sequence ATGCGTTTGAGCTCTAGGATTGTACGAAAGCTGGTTCGCACGCTGCGTAGCCTTTTTTACAGGATGATTTCGACAGCGAAGGTCGAGGGAAAGTTCCGTGCCGTTTCTCCCGTACTTTGCGAGGGCCGCGGCAAGGTTTGCGTGGGCGAGAAGGTGGTGCTTGGCTTTGTCGAAGACGCCGACTTCTGGACGACTTATTCTTTCTTGAATCCGCGAACCGAAGGTGCCGTTATTTCGATTGGTTCGGGAACGCAAATTTGCAACCATTTTACGGCGGTTGCCGAAGGCCCCGGAATCGAAATTGGCGAAAACGTCCTCATTGGGACGGGTGTCACGATTCTGGATAGCGATTTTCATGAAATAGCGCCTTCGATGCGTGTGGGCGGAACTCCGAAAATGGGGCATGTATCCATTGCGAACAATGTATGGATCGGGGAGCGCGCCGTCATTTTAAAGGGCTCGAAAATAGGAGAAAATTCCGTAGTGGCGGCTGGTGCGGTCGTTTGCGGGGAATTCCCGGCAAACGTGGTCATCGGAGGCGTGCCTGCGAAGGTTATCCGCGCTGTTTAG
- a CDS encoding DegT/DnrJ/EryC1/StrS aminotransferase family protein → MAKIPFLDLKQVNAPCMQSLKAAADDVVESGWYIRGTYCRDFENAFAAYCGASYGVGVGNGLDALTLMLRAEIELGRLDAGDEILVPSNTYIATVLAVSAAGLVPVPVEPDEKTFNIDPTRLESACTKKTRGIMAVHLYGRAADMPRICAFARERGLLVFEDCAQAHGARGVCAGDVSAFSFYPTKNLGALGDAGMVLTNDADLARVVRMLGNYGSEIKYVNKYRGVNSRLDDLQAAFLLAKLPHLKEWNERRREIAARYCQGIKNPLIVLPEIPNPPEEHVWHVFTVRTAEKKIRDALHAYLESHGIGTLVFYPTPPHLQEAYGNVPDAAPCGSGILGKSGDFPIAEKMAETVLSIPVSQVLTDAEVDEIIGAMNAFEL, encoded by the coding sequence ATGGCTAAAATTCCGTTTCTTGATTTAAAGCAAGTCAATGCCCCTTGTATGCAGTCCCTGAAGGCTGCTGCCGATGATGTGGTGGAATCCGGCTGGTATATTCGGGGAACCTATTGTCGGGATTTCGAAAATGCGTTTGCCGCCTATTGTGGAGCCTCTTATGGGGTAGGCGTTGGAAATGGGCTCGATGCGCTGACGCTCATGCTTCGTGCAGAAATCGAGCTTGGCCGCCTTGATGCTGGCGATGAAATCCTGGTGCCCTCGAACACCTATATTGCAACGGTCCTTGCCGTGTCTGCTGCGGGGCTTGTACCTGTGCCGGTGGAACCGGACGAAAAGACTTTTAATATCGACCCGACCCGTTTGGAAAGCGCCTGTACCAAAAAAACGCGCGGAATAATGGCCGTGCATCTTTACGGGCGTGCCGCGGATATGCCCCGAATTTGTGCATTTGCCCGTGAACGCGGACTCCTCGTGTTCGAGGACTGTGCCCAGGCTCATGGTGCTCGTGGCGTCTGTGCAGGCGATGTCTCTGCCTTCAGCTTTTATCCGACGAAAAACCTCGGTGCCTTGGGCGATGCCGGAATGGTGCTCACCAATGATGCAGACCTTGCGCGCGTGGTGCGTATGCTTGGTAATTACGGCTCCGAGATTAAGTATGTGAACAAGTACCGTGGCGTCAATTCTAGGCTCGACGATTTGCAGGCGGCGTTTTTGCTCGCAAAGCTTCCACATCTGAAAGAGTGGAACGAACGTCGTCGAGAAATAGCGGCCCGCTATTGTCAGGGAATCAAGAATCCGCTGATTGTATTACCCGAAATTCCGAACCCTCCAGAGGAGCATGTGTGGCACGTGTTTACGGTACGCACTGCCGAAAAGAAAATTCGCGATGCCTTGCATGCGTATCTGGAATCACACGGTATAGGAACCCTGGTCTTTTACCCGACTCCGCCTCATTTGCAAGAAGCCTACGGGAATGTTCCCGATGCGGCTCCCTGTGGGAGTGGAATCCTTGGAAAGTCGGGCGATTTTCCGATTGCCGAAAAAATGGCCGAAACCGTCTTGAGCATTCCGGTAAGCCAGGTGCTGACCGATGCGGAAGTCGACGAAATTATTGGAGCGATGAATGCGTTTGAGCTCTAG
- a CDS encoding FdtA/QdtA family cupin domain-containing protein → MNAQDLKNARIDLCSLIELPRISERSGSLTPIQNSKEIPFDIKRVFYLYDIPGGVTRGGHAHKECHQLLVAASGAFDVKVSDGESEKLFRLDRPYFGLHIPPGIWAEELDFSSGSICLVLTSHEFDETDYWRDYGEYLKFKKSL, encoded by the coding sequence ATGAACGCGCAGGACCTGAAAAACGCACGTATCGACTTGTGCTCGCTTATTGAACTTCCGCGAATTAGCGAACGTTCCGGAAGCTTGACGCCCATCCAGAATTCGAAGGAGATTCCCTTCGATATCAAGCGGGTGTTTTACCTGTACGATATTCCTGGCGGCGTGACGCGCGGTGGACACGCCCACAAGGAATGTCACCAGTTGTTGGTTGCCGCTAGCGGGGCCTTTGACGTCAAGGTGAGCGATGGCGAAAGCGAAAAGCTTTTTCGTCTCGATAGACCTTATTTTGGGCTGCACATTCCGCCTGGAATTTGGGCCGAAGAGCTTGATTTTTCTTCGGGGTCCATTTGCCTGGTGCTCACGTCGCATGAATTTGACGAAACAGACTACTGGCGCGACTACGGGGAATACCTCAAGTTCAAGAAATCTCTTTGA
- a CDS encoding FdtA/QdtA family cupin domain-containing protein has translation MADFEQKVQIIQLPKFLDERGNLSFLESGKHIPFKIGRCYWIYDVPGGCLRGSHAFKTQQEFIVALSGSFDVVIHDGVEERRYSLSRSYYGLYLPPMHYRTLDNFSTNSLALVVSSAGFTEEDYIRDFDEFIREVRK, from the coding sequence ATGGCGGATTTTGAACAGAAAGTACAAATCATTCAGCTTCCCAAGTTCCTGGACGAGCGTGGGAATTTGAGTTTTTTGGAATCGGGAAAGCATATCCCGTTCAAGATCGGTCGCTGCTATTGGATTTACGATGTTCCGGGAGGCTGCCTTCGCGGAAGCCACGCCTTTAAAACGCAACAGGAATTTATCGTAGCCCTTTCGGGGAGCTTTGACGTCGTCATTCACGACGGTGTAGAGGAACGCCGCTACTCACTTTCGCGTTCGTACTACGGACTTTACCTGCCTCCGATGCATTATCGCACACTCGACAATTTTTCGACGAATTCCCTTGCGCTGGTAGTATCTTCGGCGGGCTTTACTGAAGAAGACTACATTCGCGATTTCGACGAGTTTATCCGCGAGGTACGCAAATGA
- a CDS encoding GNAT family N-acetyltransferase, which translates to MLEILPYNETLDKRWDRFVMQESVNGTFLQTRRFLNYHPSDRFTDASFLIESSGTIVAAFPGNILSDGKWISHQGSTFGGPVISKHFYSAERLIHIMDEAENYLKGICSSAMMRPTSSLFSTESTALIEYILEHRGYRRQTELSAVCTLEKDADPLDNCEKTCRSVFRKSIPYELEYRDMTDSEMPVFYDYLCQSKAKYNVKPVHTLDELLDLRHNRISEEVKFKALWMKNTFVAGMMLFDFAQANVRHAQYIAPNDEIKSFHPTTAMYVNVMREAAKDGFSRFSWGISTENRGEYLNLPLFKFKESLGAKASLNPIYTKEL; encoded by the coding sequence ATGCTCGAAATTTTGCCCTATAACGAAACGCTCGATAAACGATGGGACCGGTTCGTGATGCAGGAATCCGTGAACGGCACCTTCCTGCAGACGCGCCGTTTTTTGAACTACCATCCTAGCGATAGGTTCACAGACGCCTCTTTTCTGATTGAGTCCAGCGGAACAATAGTCGCAGCCTTTCCGGGCAATATCCTAAGTGACGGAAAGTGGATTTCTCACCAGGGTTCTACCTTCGGAGGCCCCGTCATTTCCAAGCATTTCTATTCGGCAGAGCGCCTGATACATATCATGGACGAAGCCGAGAATTATCTCAAGGGAATTTGCAGCAGCGCCATGATGCGCCCGACATCGAGCCTATTTTCGACCGAATCCACCGCACTCATCGAATATATTCTGGAGCACCGCGGATACAGGCGGCAAACAGAACTGAGCGCCGTCTGCACCCTCGAAAAAGACGCCGATCCGCTGGACAACTGCGAAAAGACATGCCGCTCCGTTTTCCGCAAGTCCATTCCGTACGAACTGGAATACCGCGACATGACGGACAGCGAAATGCCCGTATTCTACGATTACCTGTGCCAATCGAAGGCAAAGTACAACGTAAAGCCGGTGCACACCCTCGACGAGCTTCTGGACCTTCGTCACAACAGAATTTCCGAAGAAGTTAAATTCAAGGCGCTCTGGATGAAAAACACCTTCGTTGCCGGAATGATGCTCTTTGATTTTGCACAAGCTAACGTAAGGCATGCCCAGTACATCGCCCCGAACGACGAAATCAAGTCCTTCCACCCGACAACCGCCATGTACGTAAACGTCATGCGAGAAGCGGCCAAAGACGGTTTTTCCAGATTTTCCTGGGGAATTTCGACCGAAAACCGCGGCGAATACCTGAACCTTCCGCTGTTCAAGTTCAAGGAATCTCTCGGGGCAAAGGCATCCCTCAATCCGATTTACACGAAAGAGCTTTAG
- the rpsD gene encoding 30S ribosomal protein S4 — protein MSSFRGPKGKVARSLGLAVSQKTQKALDRRNFAPGQHGQTRKKSSSVYKQQLVEKQRLRFTYNISEAQLAKAYDEANRRAGSAGDNLMILLETRLDALVYRMGFARTIFAARQYVAHGHFTVNGVRSYSPARQIKAGDVIAVREGSKEHVQIKEAIANAPAAPEYVTVDAGKMEGSLVKLPLRDQIPVKLEEQLVVEYYSR, from the coding sequence ATGTCCTCTTTCCGTGGACCAAAAGGTAAGGTAGCCCGTTCTCTCGGACTCGCCGTTTCTCAGAAGACTCAGAAGGCTCTCGATCGCCGTAACTTTGCACCCGGCCAGCATGGTCAGACCCGCAAGAAGTCTTCTTCCGTGTACAAGCAGCAGCTCGTCGAAAAGCAGCGTCTGCGTTTCACCTACAACATTTCCGAAGCTCAGTTGGCCAAGGCTTATGACGAAGCCAACCGTCGCGCCGGTTCTGCTGGTGACAACCTGATGATCTTGCTCGAAACCCGTCTTGACGCCCTTGTCTACCGCATGGGTTTTGCTCGCACGATTTTTGCAGCTCGCCAGTATGTCGCTCACGGCCACTTCACCGTGAACGGTGTTCGCAGCTACTCTCCCGCCCGCCAGATCAAGGCCGGTGACGTGATTGCAGTTCGCGAAGGCTCTAAGGAACACGTTCAGATCAAGGAAGCCATTGCTAACGCTCCGGCTGCTCCTGAATACGTGACTGTCGACGCCGGCAAGATGGAAGGCTCTCTCGTGAAGCTCCCGCTCCGCGACCAGATCCCGGTCAAGCTGGAAGAACAGCTCGTCGTGGAATACTACTCCAGGTAG